In one window of Aquimarina spinulae DNA:
- a CDS encoding GNAT family N-acetyltransferase: MLICKTQEIDIETVVSIEADTENSQFILPNSREEHLHLITDSDIEHLILKSENNITIGFVILAGLQNNNRSIEFRRIVINSKGRGYGRMAIKELKQYCFKKLDCHRLWLDVFETNERARYLYQSEGFKEEGILRDSIWVNGEFKNLIIMSMLENEYINTTTNKI; encoded by the coding sequence TTGTTAATCTGTAAAACTCAAGAAATAGATATTGAGACTGTCGTATCGATAGAAGCCGATACTGAAAACTCACAGTTCATATTGCCTAACTCCAGAGAAGAACATTTACACCTGATAACGGATAGCGATATAGAACATTTGATATTGAAATCTGAAAATAATATAACAATTGGTTTTGTAATATTGGCAGGATTACAAAATAACAACAGGAGTATTGAATTTCGAAGAATCGTTATAAACTCAAAAGGAAGAGGTTATGGTAGAATGGCAATCAAAGAACTAAAACAGTACTGTTTTAAAAAATTAGACTGTCATCGCTTGTGGTTAGATGTATTCGAAACGAATGAAAGAGCCAGATATTTATATCAATCAGAAGGGTTTAAAGAGGAAGGAATATTAAGAGATAGTATATGGGTTAATGGTGAATTTAAAAACTTAATAATCATGTCGATGCTTGAAAACGAATACATAAACACTACTACCAACAAAATATAG
- a CDS encoding PhnA domain-containing protein has product MSLERELHKRSGSVCELSGETENLKVYEVPKSPGTGLDSHILISQVCLEQIEDPEKVDANHWRCLNDSMWSEVPAVQVMAWRMLHRLKSEGWPQDLLDMLYLDEDMTAWANATGDGDDKEDAIKHLDANGALLQAGDSVVLIKDLDVKGANFTAKRGTHVRNISLVHDNAEHIEGRANGQHIVILTKFVKKS; this is encoded by the coding sequence ATGAGTCTAGAAAGAGAATTACACAAGCGTAGCGGATCTGTATGTGAATTATCAGGAGAAACTGAAAATTTAAAAGTCTATGAAGTTCCTAAGTCTCCGGGGACAGGTCTGGATTCGCATATTCTTATTTCTCAAGTGTGTTTAGAACAAATAGAAGACCCTGAAAAAGTAGATGCAAATCACTGGCGTTGTCTTAATGATAGTATGTGGAGTGAAGTTCCTGCGGTACAAGTAATGGCATGGAGAATGTTACATAGATTAAAATCTGAAGGTTGGCCGCAAGATTTATTAGATATGCTATATCTGGATGAAGATATGACAGCATGGGCAAATGCCACTGGAGATGGTGATGATAAAGAGGATGCTATTAAACATTTAGATGCCAATGGTGCACTATTACAAGCTGGAGATTCTGTTGTCTTGATTAAAGATCTGGATGTAAAAGGTGCTAATTTTACTGCCAAACGAGGTACTCATGTTCGAAATATTTCATTAGTGCATGATAATGCCGAACATATAGAAGGTCGAGCTAATGGGCAACATATTGTGATTCTTACAAAGTTTGTAAAGAAATCTTAA
- a CDS encoding TonB-dependent receptor domain-containing protein: MKKIAFICLLSGFMSLQAQMSKQLTLSGKVIEKVYKQPLEFATIAIINSVNQKTITGGITNAEGNFAIEVPPGKYTIKIEYISFKAYIVNDITVAADMTLDTIILEEDNEQLAEVTIVSEKTTVEYKLDKKVFNVGKDLIHKGGTISDVLDNVPSVSVDAAGAVSLRGNPSVRILINGKPSVLTANNGLEQIPAENIEKVEVITNPSARYESEGAAGIINIILKKNKRSGFGGSLQLTSGIPANHNANINLNYKTEKINVFANLGYRYANFFGKEKQTQTTQINAITNSVNLNADTKRNDDHYNIYFGGDYYVNDKNTLTASFYHNKLKNTDETDFTYTYLNTNKETDSVISRKEDYKEPQNFNQLEINYVKTFDKKGQKFTANVQYDFWNDDENEMITQQRILPTEGGLTRIRTRDVESSKDLLILSDFISPLTEKSRLETGVRAEIRRITSDYTAWADDQILEGFDNRLDYDERIYGAYMQYGNNRKKFNYLLGVRLEHSNIGISDREALFSNKKKYTDIFPTTHFTYNFTERTNLQLSYSRRINRPRFWQLNPFGGLSDPRDLFAGNPDLNPAYANILELALLKRWAKITLNPSVYYQYHTDFFQFITSPTAEGGFITTPVNLSHEERLGFELATTYNPFKWWRLSGEFNYYTFTQEGTYENINYDTEDTKWSTRVNSRMKFSKGFSIQTNFTYQGKSNSGQRLIKSQYWANFGISKDLFKDKVSLTLNANNIFDSRINKSTVTGQNYNLVSSTTRSGRRVSATLTYRFNRKKSDRDRLPD; the protein is encoded by the coding sequence ATGAAGAAAATAGCATTTATATGCTTGTTAAGTGGTTTTATGTCATTACAAGCGCAAATGTCAAAACAATTAACTCTTAGTGGTAAAGTAATAGAAAAAGTATACAAACAACCGTTAGAGTTTGCAACAATAGCAATAATAAACTCGGTAAATCAAAAAACTATTACGGGTGGAATCACCAACGCAGAAGGAAATTTTGCTATAGAAGTCCCTCCTGGTAAATACACTATTAAAATAGAATATATCTCTTTTAAAGCATACATAGTAAATGATATAACTGTCGCCGCTGATATGACTCTTGATACTATAATACTCGAGGAAGATAATGAGCAGTTAGCTGAAGTAACAATAGTATCAGAAAAAACTACTGTAGAATATAAATTAGATAAAAAAGTATTTAATGTAGGAAAAGATCTTATTCATAAAGGAGGAACAATAAGTGATGTATTAGACAATGTGCCTTCGGTAAGTGTAGACGCAGCAGGAGCAGTTAGTCTTAGAGGAAATCCTAGTGTTAGAATACTAATTAATGGAAAACCTTCTGTACTTACTGCAAACAATGGGCTTGAGCAGATTCCGGCAGAAAACATCGAAAAAGTAGAGGTTATCACCAACCCTTCAGCCAGATACGAATCTGAAGGCGCTGCAGGTATTATAAACATTATTCTTAAAAAAAATAAACGTTCTGGTTTTGGAGGTTCTTTACAACTTACTTCAGGAATTCCTGCAAATCACAATGCAAATATTAACCTAAATTATAAAACAGAAAAAATTAATGTATTCGCTAACCTAGGGTACAGATATGCTAATTTTTTTGGAAAAGAAAAACAAACACAAACTACCCAAATAAACGCTATAACCAATAGTGTAAACCTTAATGCAGACACCAAAAGAAATGATGATCATTATAATATTTATTTTGGCGGGGATTATTACGTTAATGATAAAAACACACTTACTGCAAGCTTTTATCATAACAAATTAAAGAATACTGATGAAACTGATTTCACTTATACTTATCTAAATACCAATAAAGAAACAGATAGTGTTATATCACGAAAAGAGGATTATAAAGAACCTCAAAATTTTAATCAGTTAGAAATCAATTATGTAAAAACATTTGATAAAAAGGGGCAAAAATTTACAGCTAATGTTCAGTACGATTTTTGGAATGATGATGAAAATGAAATGATCACACAACAACGTATTCTACCAACCGAAGGAGGTCTAACAAGAATCAGAACCCGGGATGTAGAAAGTAGTAAAGATCTTCTTATACTATCTGACTTCATATCTCCTTTGACCGAAAAATCCAGATTAGAAACAGGTGTTAGAGCAGAAATCAGGAGAATTACCAGTGATTATACCGCATGGGCAGACGATCAAATATTAGAAGGTTTTGATAATCGCCTGGATTATGACGAGCGTATTTATGGAGCATATATGCAATATGGTAACAATAGAAAAAAATTTAATTATCTTCTCGGGGTTAGACTAGAACATTCTAATATCGGTATTAGTGATCGCGAAGCTCTTTTTAGTAATAAGAAAAAATACACAGACATATTTCCTACCACTCATTTTACTTATAATTTTACAGAAAGAACTAATCTTCAATTAAGTTATAGCAGAAGAATTAACAGGCCTAGGTTCTGGCAATTAAATCCTTTTGGAGGGCTTTCGGATCCTAGAGATCTCTTTGCAGGAAATCCTGATTTAAACCCTGCATATGCCAATATTCTTGAACTTGCATTATTAAAAAGGTGGGCAAAAATAACGCTCAATCCATCAGTTTACTATCAATATCATACAGATTTCTTTCAGTTTATTACCTCTCCTACTGCCGAAGGAGGTTTTATAACAACACCCGTAAATTTATCTCATGAAGAACGTCTTGGATTTGAGTTAGCAACAACATATAACCCGTTTAAATGGTGGCGTTTATCTGGTGAGTTTAATTATTATACTTTTACACAAGAAGGAACTTATGAAAATATCAATTATGATACAGAAGATACAAAATGGTCTACAAGAGTAAATTCTAGAATGAAGTTTTCAAAAGGGTTTTCTATACAAACAAATTTTACCTATCAGGGAAAAAGTAATAGTGGGCAAAGACTTATCAAATCACAATATTGGGCAAACTTTGGGATTAGTAAAGACCTATTTAAAGACAAAGTTTCTCTAACGCTTAATGCGAATAACATTTTTGATTCTAGAATTAATAAATCCACAGTTACAGGGCAAAACTATAATTTGGTTTCCTCTACTACCAGAAGTGGCAGAAGAGTTAGTGCGACTCTTACATATCGTTTTAATCGTAAAAAATCTGACCGTGACCGTTTACCAGACTAA
- a CDS encoding serine hydrolase domain-containing protein, with protein MFDKRLIVLSFLFLIWNNTYAQDSFKQPKNLAKAMIEKLMDLPNTPPGMSIAIRHKEKIIFAEGFGYANLKTKKQVTPNTQFRAASVSKVIAATALAKLIQENKLDLDEPVHSYVPMFPKKKHSFSTRQLAGHIAGIPHYSYKDKIEQRFYKSVEEALGVFAHIELLHEPGSKYQYSTHGYTLLSKVIEGASNQSFLDYLNDKVLKPLSMQATQPDFRSNPSIEMTELYDFYKEGINKGLPVKISNPENPSYKWAGGGMVSTPTDLTKMGDSYINGFIKTSVVKTMFESQKLSSGKKTGVGIGWRENWDIDGRRIHEHAGAMGGTRSVISIFPDEELTISIMANAQRIWAIEETAHMIALLFLTPATPITQPKGKAEVILKVKNKGKEIDKKGTLILDGENDRLIIEPNTEDMKIYPLIYLQRKNRYALIHPHGILYTVIDFNNNTIYGKTMYYRSPGLVKPSQSLPLFRFSGVFTNEN; from the coding sequence ATGTTTGATAAGCGATTAATTGTTTTAAGTTTTTTGTTTTTAATTTGGAATAATACTTATGCTCAAGATTCCTTTAAGCAACCCAAAAACCTTGCTAAAGCGATGATAGAAAAATTGATGGATTTACCAAATACCCCTCCAGGGATGTCAATTGCAATACGTCATAAAGAAAAAATTATTTTTGCTGAAGGATTTGGGTATGCGAATCTGAAAACAAAAAAGCAAGTAACGCCAAATACTCAATTTAGAGCAGCATCAGTATCTAAAGTTATAGCAGCAACTGCGCTAGCCAAATTAATTCAAGAAAATAAATTAGATCTAGATGAACCCGTACATTCCTATGTACCTATGTTTCCTAAGAAAAAACATTCGTTTAGCACAAGACAACTTGCCGGACATATTGCTGGTATTCCCCATTATTCATATAAAGATAAAATTGAACAACGTTTTTATAAATCTGTAGAAGAAGCATTAGGAGTATTTGCACATATAGAACTTTTACATGAACCAGGTTCTAAATATCAATACAGTACACATGGATACACTTTATTATCTAAGGTAATTGAAGGAGCATCAAATCAAAGCTTTCTTGATTATCTAAATGATAAAGTATTGAAACCTTTATCTATGCAAGCAACTCAGCCCGATTTTCGATCTAATCCATCTATCGAAATGACAGAGCTATATGATTTTTATAAAGAAGGAATAAATAAAGGACTTCCAGTAAAGATCAGTAATCCAGAAAATCCTAGTTACAAGTGGGCAGGAGGAGGAATGGTTTCTACTCCAACTGATTTAACCAAAATGGGCGATTCTTATATAAATGGATTTATAAAGACAAGTGTTGTTAAAACAATGTTTGAAAGCCAAAAACTAAGTTCAGGGAAAAAAACAGGAGTGGGGATAGGATGGCGTGAAAATTGGGATATAGATGGACGACGAATTCATGAACATGCAGGCGCGATGGGAGGAACCCGAAGTGTAATTAGTATTTTTCCAGATGAAGAACTAACCATTTCTATCATGGCAAATGCTCAAAGAATATGGGCAATTGAAGAAACTGCGCATATGATTGCTTTACTTTTTCTAACTCCAGCCACTCCAATTACTCAACCTAAAGGAAAAGCAGAAGTTATTCTTAAAGTCAAAAATAAAGGAAAAGAAATTGATAAAAAAGGCACTCTCATTCTTGATGGTGAAAATGACAGACTAATTATTGAACCAAATACAGAGGATATGAAAATATACCCTCTTATTTATTTACAAAGAAAAAATAGATATGCACTTATACACCCTCACGGAATTTTATATACAGTAATTGATTTTAATAACAATACTATTTATGGAAAAACTATGTATTATAGGAGTCCAGGACTAGTAAAACCATCACAGAGTTTACCATTATTTAGATTTTCTGGGGTGTTTACAAACGAAAACTAA
- a CDS encoding sensor histidine kinase — MNFKKLKEHFTQSRLSFHIIFWLVVLLFFMVRDDFEENHTMVASLVYKICIMIPQILASYSLTYVLVPKFIYTKKYVSFAILISLSAYIFSALSRVLIVHVAEPLVRKPPFTQETVAEIFLDVKFLMVHYFPSIYIAALIFLAVQFIVDISKVKQQNLLLEKEKVGAELKMLKTQLHPHFLFNTLNNIYMLSLDNSPKTPESISKLSEILDYVLYRCNTKFVSVTNEISFLENYIALEKLRYDDRLQVTFNTSLEEDIEIAPLILLPLVENAFKHGAGEDSGSPEIDISIRYQDTLFTFVVTNSVANSTQEGVKESIGLNNIKQQLDLIYSDSYILNIKEKENLFTVTLELTV; from the coding sequence ATGAATTTTAAAAAATTAAAAGAACATTTTACACAGTCAAGATTATCTTTTCATATTATATTTTGGTTGGTTGTGTTATTGTTTTTTATGGTTAGAGATGATTTTGAAGAAAATCATACAATGGTCGCTTCTTTGGTGTATAAGATTTGTATTATGATTCCTCAAATATTAGCTTCCTATTCTTTAACATACGTTTTGGTTCCCAAATTTATTTACACAAAAAAGTATGTGAGTTTTGCCATTTTAATTAGCCTTAGTGCTTACATATTTAGTGCATTAAGTAGAGTGTTAATAGTTCATGTAGCAGAACCATTGGTAAGAAAACCTCCATTTACTCAAGAAACAGTTGCTGAAATTTTTCTGGATGTAAAATTTTTGATGGTACACTATTTCCCTAGTATTTATATAGCAGCATTAATTTTTCTGGCAGTTCAGTTTATAGTAGATATTTCTAAGGTGAAACAACAAAATTTGTTATTAGAAAAAGAGAAAGTGGGAGCAGAATTAAAAATGCTTAAGACTCAATTACATCCTCATTTTTTATTTAACACTCTTAATAATATTTATATGTTGTCTTTGGATAATTCTCCAAAAACTCCAGAATCGATAAGTAAGCTATCAGAGATACTGGATTATGTGCTGTATAGATGTAACACTAAATTTGTTTCAGTTACAAACGAAATTTCTTTCCTGGAAAATTATATTGCCCTTGAAAAACTACGATATGACGATCGTTTGCAGGTGACATTTAATACATCATTAGAAGAGGATATTGAAATAGCTCCGCTTATTTTGCTTCCATTAGTAGAAAATGCATTTAAGCATGGAGCAGGAGAGGATAGCGGATCCCCAGAAATTGATATTTCTATTCGTTATCAAGATACTCTTTTTACCTTTGTAGTAACTAATTCTGTTGCTAACTCTACACAAGAGGGAGTTAAGGAATCTATAGGGCTTAATAACATCAAGCAACAATTAGATTTAATTTACTCTGATAGTTATATACTTAATATCAAAGAAAAAGAAAATTTATTTACAGTAACTCTAGAACTTACAGTATGA
- a CDS encoding LytR/AlgR family response regulator transcription factor — MNTFTTKTRCLIVDDEPLAVRLIEKHISQIESLEVVASCNNALKAFEILNNEAIDLLFLDVKMPSVTGIDLLKTIKHPPSTILTTAYRDYALEGYDLDIVDYILKPVTFDRFFKAVERYFRIRNGIQRDTEAPVNALTGEDPYILIKSGNKHHKIHLNTILYIESLKDYIKIHTDKKCIVAKYKIGDIELELADKEFLRTHRSYIINLKKVTAFTTNDIDIDTVEIPIGVSYRDKVFPFLEKI; from the coding sequence ATGAATACATTTACTACAAAGACAAGATGTTTGATCGTTGATGATGAACCTTTGGCTGTACGACTTATAGAAAAGCACATTTCTCAAATAGAGTCTTTAGAAGTGGTTGCCTCCTGTAATAATGCACTAAAAGCTTTTGAGATTCTGAATAATGAAGCTATTGATTTATTGTTTTTGGATGTAAAAATGCCTTCGGTAACTGGGATAGACCTTTTAAAAACGATAAAACATCCTCCTAGTACTATCCTAACAACGGCTTATAGAGATTATGCTCTAGAAGGGTATGACCTGGATATCGTAGATTATATTTTGAAACCTGTTACTTTTGATAGGTTTTTTAAAGCAGTAGAGCGTTATTTCAGAATAAGAAATGGAATTCAAAGAGATACAGAAGCACCCGTTAATGCATTAACCGGAGAAGATCCATATATTCTTATCAAATCAGGAAACAAACATCACAAAATACATTTAAATACCATTTTATACATTGAAAGCCTAAAAGATTATATAAAAATACATACGGATAAGAAATGTATTGTGGCTAAGTATAAAATTGGTGATATAGAACTCGAATTAGCAGATAAAGAATTTTTGAGAACACATCGATCTTATATTATTAATCTAAAAAAAGTAACGGCTTTTACAACAAACGATATTGATATTGATACTGTAGAAATTCCTATAGGTGTTAGTTACAGAGATAAGGTATTTCCATTTTTAGAAAAAATATAA
- a CDS encoding AraC family transcriptional regulator — MPENTKDSYQYRISNAITFIEENLKNVLTLDRIAQEACYSKYHFIRLFAAVTGETVVDYVRKRRVSESAHELILTQEPIVAIAERYQFDSQQAYTRAFQSVFKTSPGKYRKKGYRFVAFERYTLSPTDINKLQNDFVSMEPKIITITDRKLIGMRIKTSLANDTTSQMWQQFMPRRFEIKNNKNTGYYSVQTFDEDITFDTFTEDVIFEKWAAVEVTDFDHIPEGMTSYVLPGGKYAIFIHKGPVDTFNKTMDYIHGKWLPNSGHELDRRNHFAIMGDKYHGPHHPKSEEEIWVPIQ; from the coding sequence ATGCCCGAAAACACAAAAGATTCATACCAATATAGGATTTCTAATGCAATCACTTTTATAGAAGAAAATCTAAAAAATGTACTTACACTGGATCGTATTGCACAGGAAGCTTGTTACTCTAAATATCATTTTATTCGTCTTTTTGCGGCTGTTACAGGAGAAACAGTAGTAGACTATGTAAGAAAACGAAGAGTTTCTGAGTCTGCACATGAGTTAATTCTTACCCAAGAACCTATTGTAGCTATTGCAGAACGTTATCAGTTTGATTCTCAGCAAGCATATACACGAGCTTTTCAATCTGTTTTTAAGACAAGTCCTGGAAAATATCGAAAAAAAGGGTATCGATTTGTAGCTTTTGAACGGTATACTTTATCACCAACAGATATCAATAAATTACAAAACGATTTTGTTTCTATGGAGCCAAAAATTATTACGATTACAGACAGAAAATTAATAGGGATGCGAATAAAAACCTCTCTAGCTAATGATACAACATCCCAAATGTGGCAACAATTTATGCCCAGAAGATTTGAGATCAAAAATAATAAAAACACGGGGTATTATTCTGTACAGACCTTTGATGAAGACATCACTTTTGATACTTTTACAGAAGATGTGATATTCGAAAAATGGGCTGCCGTCGAAGTCACAGATTTTGATCATATTCCAGAAGGCATGACTTCTTATGTACTACCAGGTGGTAAATATGCTATATTCATTCATAAAGGCCCTGTAGATACTTTTAATAAGACAATGGATTATATACACGGAAAATGGCTTCCTAATTCTGGGCATGAATTGGATCGAAGAAATCATTTTGCCATTATGGGAGATAAATATCATGGGCCACATCATCCAAAATCTGAAGAAGAAATTTGGGTTCCAATTCAATAA
- a CDS encoding cytochrome-c peroxidase has translation MKKIYFIPIIFILISCNNDDYILLNTEVDQDQKSFLKKAPGATGLDKQLLNDLENVSNGIGAPYFILPDSEQYSSIPQDPLNLITVEKVELGKLLFHETATGGNPKTSSNLFTYSCASCHHAAAGFSSGLRQGIGETGVGFGMSGEGRIINSSIPLDSVDIQPIRSPTVLNVAYQDIMLWNGQFGGTGTNEGTEANWGGIAENFLGFQGVEVQAIKGQGVHRLLIDDAFVTTFQYKQMFDNAFPDIPETERYSTVNAALAIAAYERTILPNQSPWQKWLKGEYNMLTKEEKRGAKIFFGKGKCYECHTGPALNDKNFYAFGMGDFDNSNQAFVLQDVNFDNVKKGRGGFTKVTEDNYKFKTPTLYNLVNNGFYGHGGTFTSVKEVIEYKNEGIPQNTEVPTGNLASQFGNINLTKKEIDNLTLFIENGLKDPNLIRYAPIALNSGNCFPNNDNISRIDLGCN, from the coding sequence ATGAAAAAGATATATTTCATTCCCATAATTTTCATTCTAATCTCGTGTAACAATGATGATTACATTCTACTAAATACAGAAGTAGATCAAGATCAAAAGAGTTTTTTAAAAAAAGCGCCTGGTGCAACAGGTTTAGATAAGCAACTTCTAAATGATTTAGAGAATGTATCAAATGGTATTGGAGCACCTTATTTTATACTTCCTGACAGTGAACAATATAGCAGTATCCCTCAAGATCCGTTAAACCTAATTACAGTCGAAAAAGTTGAATTAGGAAAACTCCTTTTTCATGAAACTGCTACAGGAGGGAATCCTAAAACCTCATCTAATTTATTTACTTATTCTTGTGCCTCTTGTCATCATGCTGCCGCTGGATTTAGTTCTGGTCTTAGACAAGGTATTGGAGAAACTGGTGTGGGATTTGGTATGAGTGGTGAAGGTAGAATTATTAACTCAAGTATTCCATTAGATAGTGTAGATATACAACCAATTCGTTCTCCAACCGTATTAAATGTTGCTTATCAGGATATAATGCTTTGGAATGGACAGTTTGGAGGTACTGGAACAAATGAAGGTACAGAAGCTAATTGGGGAGGTATTGCCGAGAATTTTTTAGGATTTCAAGGTGTAGAAGTTCAGGCTATAAAAGGACAAGGAGTTCATAGATTATTAATTGATGATGCATTTGTTACAACTTTTCAATACAAACAAATGTTTGATAATGCTTTTCCAGATATACCCGAGACCGAAAGATACTCTACAGTGAATGCTGCATTAGCTATTGCCGCTTACGAAAGAACTATACTCCCTAATCAATCTCCATGGCAAAAATGGTTAAAAGGAGAGTACAACATGCTTACTAAAGAAGAAAAAAGAGGCGCAAAAATATTCTTTGGTAAAGGAAAATGTTATGAGTGCCATACAGGTCCTGCTCTGAATGATAAAAATTTCTATGCATTTGGAATGGGGGATTTTGATAATTCAAACCAAGCATTTGTATTACAAGATGTGAACTTTGATAATGTCAAAAAAGGAAGAGGAGGTTTTACTAAAGTCACAGAAGACAATTATAAATTTAAAACTCCAACATTATATAACCTTGTTAATAATGGTTTTTATGGTCATGGAGGGACATTTACGTCTGTTAAAGAGGTTATTGAGTATAAAAATGAAGGTATTCCCCAAAACACAGAAGTCCCGACGGGTAATTTAGCCTCACAATTCGGAAATATAAACTTAACAAAAAAAGAAATTGATAACCTTACCCTATTTATCGAAAATGGATTGAAGGATCCTAATCTAATTAGATATGCCCCAATAGCACTAAATTCTGGAAACTGTTTCCCTAATAATGATAATATATCCAGAATAGATCTTGGGTGTAATTAA